The Enterococcus sp. 7F3_DIV0205 genome has a window encoding:
- a CDS encoding CoA-binding protein, with amino-acid sequence MPVENPSQEEIFNYLKQAKRIAIVGLSGKEDRTSYKIAKLLQEYGYEIIPVNPILAGQKILGEHVYERLQDVPGQIDIVDIFRRSEFLPEVAQDFIETNAKVFWAQLGLESQEAAELLKKAGRNAIIMNRCIKIELAEMPK; translated from the coding sequence ATGCCTGTAGAAAACCCCTCGCAAGAAGAAATTTTTAATTACCTAAAACAAGCGAAACGAATTGCTATCGTTGGATTAAGCGGAAAAGAAGATCGAACAAGCTACAAAATAGCCAAATTACTGCAAGAATATGGTTATGAAATCATTCCTGTAAACCCCATATTAGCTGGACAAAAAATTCTTGGTGAACACGTGTACGAGAGATTACAAGATGTGCCAGGTCAAATCGACATTGTCGATATTTTCCGGCGTAGTGAATTTTTGCCAGAAGTTGCTCAAGATTTTATAGAAACAAATGCCAAAGTTTTCTGGGCTCAATTGGGTCTTGAAAGTCAAGAAGCTGCGGAACTGTTGAAAAAAGCAGGTAGAAATGCTATTATAATGAAT